The genomic region GACATTGTTCAAGAAGGTGTGTCAAATGTCAAATGAAATTCCCAAGTTCAACCCAGAAACCCTTCATAATTATTGTGCTGGGTTACCAATGGCAGTTATTATAGTCGGTTAGTGGTTAATGAAGAAGAACAAGCTAGAGTGGGAAGGCGAACTAGAAAGACTCAAAAACCAACAAGGATCAAATGAGGTGCACAGGTACATGGAGAATTCTGTGAAGATGGGTTATGATCATCTAGAAAGCGAGGAGCTCAAGTCCATTTTCCTAGTGTGTGCTCAAATGTATCATCAGTCATTAATTGTTGACTTGGTGAAGTACTGTTATGGTTTGGGCATACTTAATGATGTCCATACACTGAGGGGCGCCCGTCAGAGCATATCCCAGTCAATCCAGATGCTAAAAAATTCAGGCTTGTTGGATAGTAGTACTTCCAACGATAATTTCAATATGCACGATATAGTTCGAGATGCTGCTCTATCTATAGCGTGCAAGAATCAAAATGTATTTACCCTGAGAAACAAAACACTGGATGTCTGGCCTCACAAGGAACAACTTGAGAGGTACTCTGCAATTTATCTACACAAGTGCCATATTGTGGATGGGCTCCCAGAACGTGTTAACTGTCCTCGGCTTACATTCCTTTATATTGACTGTGATGATTCCACTTTGAAAATACCTGATACATTTtttgaagaaatggaagaactcAGAGTTTTAGTATTATCCGGAATAGATTTGCAGAGTCTGCCGTCTTCAATCAAATGCTTACCAAACCTCAGAATGCTTTGCTTGGAGAAATGCACTCTTCGTGACTTGTCCGTTTTAAATCATTTGAGAAAGTTGAGGATTCTTAGCCTTTCAGGATCTAGATTTGAAGACTGGCCAACAGTGTTGGAGGGCCTAAGAAAGTTACAGTTGCTAGACATTAGCGATTGTTTTATAAGCAGCTCCACTAAGTCTTTATCTTTATCAAGCTTCCCTAATTTGGAagaattgtatatagaaaatagcTTGACTAAAATGGAGGTGAAAGGACAGATAAATCAGAGTCAAATTTCAGCTCTTTTTGAGTTGAAACATCTGCATCAGTTGAATACTTTAGATGTCTACATCCCTAATGTTGAGCTTTTGCCGACAGACTTGTTCTTTCACGAGTTGAATGATTACAAGATTGTGATTGGAGACTTTGAGACAATTTCAATCGGAGATTTCAAGATGCCCAAAAAATATGAAGCTTCAAGATCTTTGGCACTGCAGCTAGAACCTGGCATGGATATTCACTCCCTCAAAGGAGTCAAATTGCTATTCAAAGGAGTGGTGAATTTCCTATTGGGAGAGCTACACGGGGTTCAAAATGTATTTTATGAGCTGAATCTGAATGGATTTCCAGATCTGAAACACTTTTCCATCGTAAATAACAATGACATTGAATACATTGTGAATTCAATGGAGTTGTCACAACCTCATGATGCTTTTCCCAGTTTAGAGTTCCTCAGCCTGTTCAACCTAAAGAACATAAAGAAGATATGTTGCAGTCCTATTACAAATTCCTCATTCTCTAGACTAAAGATAATCAAAGTGAAGATGTGCCCCCAATTGAAGAGCATATTCTTCTTTTACATTGTTGAATTTCTTACTAGTCTAGAAACAATTGATGTCTCTGAATGTGATTCTCTACAAGCAGTTattagtaaagaagaaggatccaACAAGGTTGTGCTTCATAAGTTATGCTCTTTGACATTACAGAAGTTACCATCGTTTGTCAGTTTTTACAACAATGCAGACATGCCTTTGGAACCGGGATCTATGGAAAAGCAAGCAAGAATCACTGACGACACAGAAATTGTCCCAGCAGAGGATGAGCAGAGTTCCACAACTTCCTTTTCTCTTTTTGATGAAAATGTATGCTCCTCAAGTTTAAAATAACCTGTATTTAACATTTTTATATTAGTGCTTCCAAACTGAATAACATGATTTTTGTGTATGTTTTCTTGCAGGTAGAAATTCCAAAGTTAGAGAGCTTGAAGTTGTTCTCAATCAAGATCCACAGCATATGGAGCGATCGAATTTCAAATGATTGGTTTCAGAACTTGATAAAATTAACGTTGATAGACTGTAACTTGACATATTTATGCTCATTGTCTATGGCTCGCAGTCTCAATAAGCTAAAAAGCATCTCCATAAGTGAGTGTTCACTAATGGAGAAGTTATTCATCAGCGAAGAAAATAACAATGAGTATTCGAAGGTGCGTAGAATTATAAAATTTgtaatagatttttttttatgttttatgtatATTATATAATTGTCTTATTTTGCATCAAAACAGGATTGTATCTTTCCTAAATTGGAGGAAATCCAATTGAGTCGAATGGAGATGTTAAAAGAAATATGGCCACGTGAAGATGAAGTAAGGGCAGATTCATTTTCTAGTATCATTTCTGTTGATATTAGCCAATGCAATAAGATTGACAAGATTTTTCCTAGTCACATGAAATGTTTGAGTTTGAAAAGCTTGAAGGTTTATTCGTGTGAGTGGGTGGAATTCATTTTCAAAAGTAGACTTCCTTCGCAACAAAGTGACACAAATAAATCTGCATTATTGGAGGTTATTGATTTGGGTTCTCTCCCTTATCTAAAGCAAGTATGGAGTGAAGATCCAAAAGGAGTGGTTAACTTCACAAATCTGCAGAGTATACAGATTTCTTCATGTAACACTTTGAGCAATGTGTTGCCAGCTTCTATTGCCAAGGATCTTGGAAAACTAGAAAGCTTTTGGATATACTCATGTCGTAATTTGGAGGAAATCATTGCGTGCGATGGAGAATCAGAAACAAGCAGTGAAGCATTGGAGTTCCCTGAAGTAGTGTCCATGTCATTTAGTAACTTACCAAGCATCCGATGTTTGTACAAAGGGAGACATATTGTAGAGTGTCCAAAATTGAAGCAACTGAGAATGACTGGGTGTCCAAATCTGGAAATATTCAAAACAGAAAGTGCCAATGAACAAGAAACAGCATTCTTATCGCCTGAAAAGGTAAAAGTGCTTACCAGCAAAACCTATAACATTATTGTATTCTATAGTCTATATCTACCACATCATGGTCATGACCTCATAGGCATCAAGCATAAATTGAAGGAGAAATTATTACTATAAGTACATTGCCTAATAAGAATTAATATTCctgtaaagaaaaaagaaacaagaattaatattgataaatataaaaagatatttGCTAATGACACTTGTTTTCAATATAAAACTCAAATAATTTTATGAAATAGTAAATTTAGATATgcatttatattattaaaaatttctaacaATATAATTTTTCAATGGTCCTGGTGCTTTAATAATTTCTTTAGTTCCGTTATTTTACTAACTACATCCATGCTATACTCCTTACTTTTAccttttttttaatgtaaaattgtaaatgaataaataaaagaatCACACTATTGAATAAAATTTTAAGGGGACAAAagtctaattttataaaatttaaattcatatGTGTATTCAAACACACAAAGATTATGTATCCATCAAAATCAATTATCACTTATATTCTAATTTATTTCTAACAGAAATATATCCatcatttcaaaataaaatcatactcatttttcttatgcatagaaataatttttttcttaccaaattagaatataaatatttatatgcttttagaaaaaATCAGCTTTTTAGATCTCAATAGCTTCAATTATGCAATCGatctaaactttttttttttggatggaATAGGAGTCGAAAGgccaaaaataagaacaagaaaactaactaaagcctcTCAAAATCAGAGAGCCAGAACAATCAAAAACTAACAAATGATTTATATCCGATGAGGTAGCAGCAAAAGTATGTAAGCCAAGGGGAAGATTTTGTCCCTTTTTAACAAGATGATCAATAACAATATTTTCTTCTCGAGGAGTGTGGCTCTAGGCAATGGTGGGAATGTGACGGAAAAAAATTCTAATATCTTCTATCAGAGGTGCACACGAATGACTATCAAGACACCCATTATTGATGAGCTTTAGAGTTGCCAAGGAATCAAATTCTACGATGATATTCACGTACTTCTTTGCAACTGCTAATTAAAGGCCATAGCTAATGTCCCAAAGCTTAGCATGCATAATAGTACAACTACCAAGGTTGCATGAAAAAGCCTTCAAGAAGCCTcccaaatgattttcaaaaatacctCCACAGGCAGCATTATTAGAGTAGCTCAAAAAGGAGCCGTCAACATTAATTTTAATGGTATTCTCTTGTGGGGCTTCCAACAGATATACCGAATAGGAGGAGTGCTCAGAGTATACTGATGGGGATCAAAATTAGTGAAGCGGTTCAACTCCTCAACTCTTGCTTTGATTTGATCTACCATAGCGCTTGACGGAGTTCGAACACCCTTAAAGACCACCTTATTTCGGTAAAACCAAAGAGATGAAGTGGCTATACCAAAAAAGGTCCACCAATTGCTATTCTAGGAAATATTAAACATCATTCACTTTTGTGCATTCAGATTAAAGAAGTTGTTACGCCAGttagggctggcaattcataccctacccgcgggtacccaactCGGTCCAACTCGTTCGGGTAGGGTAGGCTACCTGAcccgctgcgggtagggtagggtacggtccgggtatgcctgcgggtagggtagggtacgggtttagggtgtaccctaccctaccctacccgcacctcatatataacaaatattttataaaaattaggtatatagtgaaggaagtgagagttgaacccacaacctctttTATGTAATAACTTACAATAAGTGAATAACCActaaaactagttagttaatttagtaatttagagcattagttttttattttttttatgttattaatatgtataaaattcgaaatgattgaattttatatttactttgaaaaaaattgatatttctgcgggtagggtagggtttagaattttagggtgcgggtagggttagggttgagagattctcaactcgcgggtagggttagggtttggtccaaaccctaccctaccctacctatTGCCAGCCCTAACGCCAGTCCATAGGGAGAAAGGAGAACCAAACACTTTTTAACATAGGCACAATCTCTGAGGACATGGGTGATAGTCTTATCCTCAATCACATATCTCGGGCAACAGGCACAGTTAGTGAGGTGACGCTGCTTTCTCTCAGTGCTAGTAAGAATGAAATTATGAGCACACAACCATAAGAAGTACCGAATACGCTCTGAGCCACGCCAATGCCAAATGTAACTGAAGATTCTATCCGGTTGGGTTGTGCTCTCTATAAGAGCTTGGTACGCTTGCTTTAGTTGAAAGGTTCCATCCATGGAGAGATTCTAGGTTACATGGTTTGTCTGTTTCCATGGTAAAGGAGGGGACATGGCAACAATTCATTGCACTACTTCATCAGGTAGACACTCCCTGAGCTTATTAACATCCCAAAATCTTGAAACAGTTAAAAAGTTCATCAAAGTGCTGTCACAGTTAATAGTTGCATTTACCTGCAGAGCCTGAGGCTCGAGAGCTCCCAAATTGGGGATCCAATGATGATTCCAAAACTGAATCTTGGATCCATCTCCAATCCTCCAAATATGGTGCTTCTGAATTTCTGACCATGAGTTGTAGATTCCTTTCCAGAGGTTTGAGCTATTTCTTTTGCGTTCGACAGTAGGAATAACATCGTTGTCCACCTTATACTTGGCCATAAGCACTTTAGTCCATAATGTATCCTTTTTTCCTATGAGTCTCCACCCATTTTTCATCATGAGAGCCTGATTCATCTTACTAGCATGACGAATTCTAAGGTCTCCTGACTTCTTCGAGCTCCCCACTTTATCCCAACTCAATAAGTGGATTTTTCTAGTTTGTTTGGTGTCTCTCCAAAAAAAATTCTTGCATTTACGATCAATAGCATTACAAGTAGCAGAAGGAAGTAAGGCAGTTTGCATCGTATATAAAGGAATAGAAGAAAGAACAGATTTCACCAAAGTAGATCTTCTTgccaaagagagagaagaagcttTCCACGAGTTGAGTCTCAAATTTAGCTTATTGATAATGTCGTCAAAAGTGTGTTTGGACACTTTGGAGTAAAGCAAAGGAACTCCTAAGTATTTACCGAGATTGTCCATTCTAGTAAACTGGAGGGTTTCACTGAGCTCAGTTCTCACATTATTTGTCACATTCTTTGAGAAAAAAATTCGTGTCTTATCAAGGCTGACTTTCTGTCCGGAGCTAATACAAAAGGCTTCAAGACTTTTATTGATGATAGTCACTTGATCTATGTTTGCCTCCGCAAAGAGAATCAAGTCATCAGCAAAGCATAGATGAGAGATAGGAGGTCCATCCTTATTTAGCCGGATAGGCTTCCAATAGCCATGATCTATTGCAACATTGATGATAAGTTGAGGGAGTCTTTCAATGCATAGAACAAAAATATATGATGAAATCAGGTCCCCTTGCCTGATTCTCCGAGACTGTGTGAACTCCTGCAGCTCTTCACCATTCAGAGCACTCTCATCTTAGTTGTAGAGATACAAGACATAATGAGATTAATAATATGAGGAGGCAGCCCCACATCAACTAAAATATCATTTACAATTCACTTATTGTGTTGAGCTTTCTttctttaatatatatatatatataaagaataaATTGGAGCTACTATGTACATTAGATATAATGATGTAATGGAATTGAAATTCGATATATATAAGTCTATATATAAGAAGGTCGATCTGAATATTtagatacatatataaatatatataatataatgaaTGTTATATTCAAAAATCTTATATTCAAATTGAAAAATTGAATATTGTATTAATtgataaaattgaataaaataactaaaaacaaaatacaaaaatgataaaaaaatttactaaaaaatttatttattttatttcacattttattctaattttttgaattttctatGTTTGATTTTGATAGTTACCAATTAAAGATATAAAATAGATAAAAtcctaaaattttttcaaaatcaagcacaaataaaaaaaacatagaaaactcaaaatattttttttattcttcacgtactggattatatatatatatataaataagaaGTTCCAAAGCAGCATTATAGGTGGCAGCACTCTTGATTGCAATCGATCTAAACAAGCCACTTGCAATATGTGTATTAATCGATCTAAACAATCGATATAGTTTTTCTTCTATAGGTGTAATTGGAGTTTATTTGATAACGAGTTTTATAAATTGATGTATATAGGTAATGTCCAACTTGGAGCATCTGACTATTGACTCTAAAGGATTAGAGTGGTTAATGAGCTACACACGCAAGTACCGCTTTACCTCTTTGAAACAACTTTACTTGCACACATGGCAGAGCCATCATGACCAGACTCTATACTGTTTCCTCCACACCATTCCTAATCTACAAATCTTTCAATTGATTTTTAATTCTAACATTAGAGAGTTCGTGCCAAGTGGAAACACCGCAGCGAAGCAAAGATTGGGAACCGTATTACTTCTTAAGGA from Arachis ipaensis cultivar K30076 chromosome B02, Araip1.1, whole genome shotgun sequence harbors:
- the LOC107626021 gene encoding uncharacterized protein LOC107626021 isoform X1; amino-acid sequence: MKKNKLEWEGELERLKNQQGSNEVHRYMENSVKMGYDHLESEELKSIFLVCAQMYHQSLIVDLVKYCYGLGILNDVHTLRGARQSISQSIQMLKNSGLLDSSTSNDNFNMHDIVRDAALSIACKNQNVFTLRNKTLDVWPHKEQLERYSAIYLHKCHIVDGLPERVNCPRLTFLYIDCDDSTLKIPDTFFEEMEELRVLVLSGIDLQSLPSSIKCLPNLRMLCLEKCTLRDLSVLNHLRKLRILSLSGSRFEDWPTVLEGLRKLQLLDISDCFISSSTKSLSLSSFPNLEELYIENSLTKMEVKGQINQSQISALFELKHLHQLNTLDVYIPNVELLPTDLFFHELNDYKIVIGDFETISIGDFKMPKKYEASRSLALQLEPGMDIHSLKGVKLLFKGVVNFLLGELHGVQNVFYELNLNGFPDLKHFSIVNNNDIEYIVNSMELSQPHDAFPSLEFLSLFNLKNIKKICCSPITNSSFSRLKIIKVKMCPQLKSIFFFYIVEFLTSLETIDVSECDSLQAVISKEEGSNKVVLHKLCSLTLQKLPSFVSFYNNADMPLEPGSMEKQARITDDTEIVPAEDEQSSTTSFSLFDENVEIPKLESLKLFSIKIHSIWSDRISNDWFQNLIKLTLIDCNLTYLCSLSMARSLNKLKSISISECSLMEKLFISEENNNEYSKDCIFPKLEEIQLSRMEMLKEIWPREDEVRADSFSSIISVDISQCNKIDKIFPSHMKCLSLKSLKVYSCEWVEFIFKSRLPSQQSDTNKSALLEVIDLGSLPYLKQVWSEDPKGVVNFTNLQSIQISSCNTLSNVLPASIAKDLGKLESFWIYSCRNLEEIIACDGESETSSEALEFPEVVSMSFSNLPSIRCLYKGRHIVECPKLKQLRMTGCPNLEIFKTESANEQETAFLSPEKVMSNLEHLTIDSKGLEWLMSYTRKYRFTSLKQLYLHTWQSHHDQTLYCFLHTIPNLQIFQLIFNSNIREFVPSGNTAAKQRLGTVLLLKELTLWAREMEDIGFERDPALQRSLHRLKLQFCHRLRRLAHSSMSFTHLTYLQVYDCKVLKTLMTCSTAKSLVQLTTLKVEYCDQLNEIVTKDEQENEEGIQIVFAKLITIQLTRLSNLTSFCSNWNCEFSVPLLEKLIVRECPKMKTFTTKHITAPKLQSVLVSERYGEEDKGYWKGDLNATIQMYKVHLELSHHPDLKQVWCDKTWVQVNRFQNVKSLIVKKCGYLVHVIPSHLLHCFKNLEDLHVSDCDGVQVIFNMDDSNNKQVTKATGLPRLKKLSLKNLPNLKHVWDKDSREIIHFSALQDLSIDKCDSLKYVFPTSIAKDLAMLNNLSIKDCEQMVKIFVELGDTKTFELPSLASLVLRELPMLKHFYPGLHKLQFPKLKELYIQVCKWMILNCQEAETFVDQQVLLPIEKVNLLFQSLENYHLI